A section of the Plutella xylostella chromosome 18, ilPluXylo3.1, whole genome shotgun sequence genome encodes:
- the LOC105380063 gene encoding pupal cuticle protein, whose amino-acid sequence MFRLAVLAFVIAGASCQQGNYAGDPKTAAILQEARYLNGNGAFGSAYKQEDGIDFKEETDANGDRRGQYSYIDPSGQRKTVKYIAGKNGFQALGDHLPTQPQPVAPTPGYTPDPRYQSPEYQAPQQYTAPQQYTAPQQYSAPQPRYTSAVKPNEDDGQYYPELYEKENYVAPAQPQPQQQYQAQPQQQYQPQQQYSNSIYPGVQQAQYSGVQSQQYVAPQPAARQQYYEPTTPSPNRFFPPGKFSLNRSPDGYTYSFQKV is encoded by the coding sequence ATGTTCAGGCTCGCAGTATTAGCCTTTGTGATTGCCGGAGCGTCCTGCCAGCAGGGCAACTACGCTGGGGACCCGAAAACCGCTGCGATCTTGCAGGAGGCGCGGTACCTCAACGGCAATGGCGCCTTCGGATCCGCCTACAAGCAGGAGGACGGCATCGACTTCAAAGAGGAGACCGACGCTAACGGCGACAGGCGCGGACAGTACTCCTACATCGACCCCAGCGGACAGAGGAAGACAGTGAAGTACATCGCCGGCAAGAACGGCTTCCAGGCGCTCGGCGACCACCTGCCGACGCAGCCGCAGCCCGTGGCGCCCACGCCCGGCTACACGCCCGACCCGCGCTACCAGTCGCCCGAGTACCAGGCGCCCCAGCAGTACACGGCGCCTCAGCAGTACACCGCGCCCCAGCAGTACAGCGCGCCGCAACCCCGCTACACGTCAGCAGTGAAGCCCAACGAGGACGATGGTCAATACTACCCGGAGCTGTACGAGAAGGAGAACTACGTGGCTCCTGCCCAGCCGCAGCCGCAGCAGCAGTACCAGGCGCAGCCGCAGCAGCAGTACCAGCCGCAGCAGCAGTACTCCAACAGCATCTACCCCGGCGTGCAGCAGGCCCAGTACAGCGGCGTGCAGAGCCAGCAGTACGTGGCGCCTCAGCCCGCTGCCCGCCAGCAGTACTACGAGCCCACAACCCCCTCCCCCAACCGATTCTTCCCCCCGGGCAAGTTCAGCCTGAACCGCTCCCCTGACGGCTACACCTACTCGTTCCAGAAAGTGTAA